From Variimorphobacter saccharofermentans, one genomic window encodes:
- the hrcA gene encoding heat-inducible transcriptional repressor HrcA, translating into MQQLDDRKLKILQAIIRNYLETGEPVGSRTISKYTDLNLSSATIRNEMADLEELGYIIQPHTSAGRIPTDKGYRLYVDMLLEDKIQEVETMKDILIEKADRLENLLQQVAKLLAVNTNYTTMVTTPQYKKKVKFIQLTEVDENQLLAVIVFERNIVKNKIITISASLSKETILKLNIVLNTFLQGLDLAEINLPVITQMKEQAGEYRTIVNDILDAIMQAVSEEDDIEIFTSGTTNILRYPELCDREKASKLLYTLEEKKVLTEFIQDKMEDEESRGIQVYIGDETPVESMKDCSVVTATYEIEEGIYGKVGIIGPKRMDYKKVVSTLQSLMVQLDEIFKNKT; encoded by the coding sequence ATGCAGCAACTAGACGATAGAAAATTAAAAATATTGCAAGCGATTATCCGTAATTATTTAGAAACTGGAGAACCGGTGGGATCCAGAACTATCTCTAAATATACGGATTTAAATTTAAGTTCAGCTACAATTCGCAATGAAATGGCTGACTTGGAGGAGCTGGGTTACATTATTCAACCCCATACCTCTGCAGGCCGTATTCCGACAGATAAAGGATATCGTCTCTACGTAGATATGCTGCTTGAGGATAAAATTCAGGAAGTCGAGACAATGAAAGATATTTTAATCGAAAAAGCAGATCGATTGGAGAATCTTCTCCAGCAGGTAGCAAAGCTTTTGGCGGTAAATACGAATTATACTACCATGGTTACCACTCCGCAGTATAAGAAGAAGGTGAAGTTCATTCAATTAACGGAAGTTGATGAAAATCAATTACTTGCAGTCATAGTATTTGAACGGAATATTGTAAAGAATAAAATCATAACAATTTCAGCTTCCTTAAGTAAAGAAACTATCTTAAAGCTTAATATTGTACTAAATACATTTTTACAAGGTCTGGATCTTGCAGAAATCAACCTTCCAGTGATTACACAGATGAAAGAACAAGCAGGGGAATATCGTACCATTGTGAATGATATCTTGGATGCAATCATGCAAGCAGTATCTGAGGAAGATGATATTGAGATATTTACATCTGGAACCACAAATATACTGCGATATCCCGAATTATGTGATCGGGAGAAGGCGAGTAAGCTTCTATATACTCTTGAGGAGAAAAAGGTCCTTACAGAATTTATTCAGGATAAGATGGAAGATGAGGAGAGCAGAGGAATTCAGGTATATATCGGTGATGAGACACCGGTAGAATCAATGAAAGACTGTTCTGTTGTAACTGCGACCTATGAAATTGAAGAAGGAATATACGGTAAGGTCGGTATCATTGGACCGAAACGTATGGATTATAAAAAAGTAGTAAGCACACTACAATCATTGATGGTACAGCTGGATGAAATATTCAAAAACAAAACATAA
- a CDS encoding stage II sporulation protein P: MKKSLFHYKTGIYPILWIGIIIAAIYILIRFILLSFSGNMGQAVPDLRTVVASDLCRKTFITGSSLIDYIDNEGSNLTFPLSVFSDQFALQDFINEDTYKTIQAQNQSEMVLNTIRFPNTNNNRTNTVNPTKSNHESYSDISQKTKRNTLGMDIYEIETDQLSVEYILTNGAMYNNIILEEYTNAKSKQINDDQLQIGYLEGEIERETDDGPNSVETVNLSENLEYTMERMKDIDFLIRNFYIVHPSTKVTDTLFDSEKLLSKDMTIKQDNELPQILIYHTHASESYADSKSGEKEDTVVGVGSYLAKILEEDYGYNVIHDTKRYDEVNRDIAYNYAYDGISKILEKNPSIEVVIDLHRDSGAKRSTKLNGEETAQIMLFNGLSRDQNGPITSLDNPNLQDNLAFSLQLQLEALDRYPGLFYRNYLKCYRYNMHVRPKCILMELGTNKNSLKSAMNAMKPFAEILDAVLQGK; encoded by the coding sequence ATGAAGAAAAGCCTATTTCATTATAAAACAGGGATCTATCCAATTCTATGGATTGGAATTATTATAGCAGCAATTTATATTTTAATTAGATTTATACTATTATCTTTTTCAGGAAATATGGGTCAAGCTGTACCGGATCTAAGGACAGTAGTAGCATCTGATTTATGCAGAAAGACTTTTATAACAGGTTCTTCCCTAATTGATTATATAGATAATGAAGGAAGTAATCTTACATTTCCTTTATCTGTGTTTTCAGATCAATTTGCGTTACAGGATTTTATTAATGAAGATACCTATAAAACGATACAGGCTCAGAATCAATCTGAAATGGTTCTAAATACGATCCGATTTCCTAATACAAATAACAACAGGACTAATACAGTGAATCCTACGAAAAGCAATCATGAAAGTTACTCCGATATTTCACAGAAAACAAAAAGAAATACTTTGGGAATGGACATATATGAAATAGAAACGGATCAACTAAGCGTTGAGTACATATTAACGAATGGAGCGATGTATAATAACATTATACTGGAGGAATATACAAATGCCAAAAGTAAGCAGATTAATGATGATCAGCTTCAAATCGGATATTTGGAAGGGGAAATTGAAAGAGAGACCGATGATGGACCTAATTCGGTTGAAACAGTCAATTTGAGCGAGAATTTGGAGTATACAATGGAACGGATGAAAGATATTGATTTTCTTATAAGAAACTTCTATATTGTTCATCCTTCCACTAAAGTGACAGATACCTTATTTGATTCTGAGAAGCTTTTATCAAAGGATATGACAATAAAGCAAGATAACGAGTTACCTCAGATTCTCATCTACCATACTCATGCAAGTGAGTCGTATGCTGATAGTAAATCAGGAGAGAAGGAGGATACCGTAGTAGGTGTAGGAAGCTATCTTGCTAAGATATTAGAAGAGGATTACGGCTATAATGTGATTCATGACACGAAGCGATATGATGAAGTAAATAGGGATATTGCGTATAATTATGCGTATGATGGTATTTCAAAAATACTTGAGAAAAATCCATCGATTGAGGTTGTTATTGATTTACATAGGGATAGTGGGGCAAAACGGTCAACGAAATTAAACGGAGAAGAAACAGCGCAAATCATGCTGTTTAACGGGCTCAGCAGGGATCAAAATGGTCCAATAACCTCCTTGGATAATCCGAATTTGCAGGATAATCTGGCGTTTTCCTTACAGCTTCAGCTAGAAGCATTGGATCGGTATCCAGGATTGTTTTATCGCAATTATCTTAAATGCTATCGATACAATATGCATGTTCGTCCGAAATGTATTTTAATGGAGCTTGGTACTAATAAAAACTCATTAAAGTCCGCAATGAATGCAATGAAACCTTTTGCAGAAATACTGGATGCAGTTCTTCAAGGGAAATAA
- the lepA gene encoding translation elongation factor 4: MALDQSKIRNFCIIAHIDHGKSTLADRIIESTGLLTNREMQAQVLDNMDLERERGITIKAQTVRTVYKAKNGEEYIFNLIDTPGHVDFNYEVSRSLAACEGAILVVDAAQGIEAQTLANVYLALDHNLDIMPVINKIDLPSADPDRVIAEVEDVIGLEAHDAPLISAKLGTNIEQVLEQIVTKIPAPKGDPEAPLQALIFDSVYDSYKGVIVFCRVKEGCIKKGTEIRMMATGATAEVVELGIFGPGQFIPAEELSAGMVGYITASLKNVKDTRVGDTITDNKRPCAEPLPGYKKVHPMVYCGMYPTDGAKYPDLRDALEKLQLNDASLHFEPETSVALGFGFRCGFLGLLHLEIIQERLEREYNLDLITTAPSVIYKVHKSDGQVFDITNPTNLPDPSEIDYLEEPMVSAEIMVTTEFVGSIMGLCQERRGIYLGMEYMETTRALLKYELPLNEIIYDFFDALKSRSKGYASFDYELKGYVQSNLVKLDILINKEEVDALTFIVHADSAYERGRKMCEKLKEEIPRQQFEIPIQAAIGSKIIARETVKAVRKDVLAKCYGGDITRKKKLLEKQKEGKKRMRQIGNVEIPQKAFMSVLKLDED; encoded by the coding sequence ATGGCCTTAGACCAGAGCAAAATAAGGAATTTTTGTATTATAGCGCATATAGATCATGGTAAATCAACCTTAGCAGATCGAATCATTGAAAGTACCGGTTTATTAACAAATCGGGAAATGCAGGCTCAGGTTCTTGATAATATGGATTTGGAACGAGAGAGAGGAATCACCATCAAGGCGCAGACTGTTAGAACGGTCTACAAAGCTAAGAATGGCGAGGAATATATCTTTAATCTGATTGATACACCGGGTCATGTGGATTTTAATTATGAAGTATCACGAAGTCTGGCTGCTTGTGAAGGAGCTATTCTTGTAGTAGACGCTGCACAGGGAATCGAAGCTCAAACCCTGGCCAATGTCTATCTGGCTTTGGATCATAATCTGGATATTATGCCAGTTATTAATAAAATAGATTTGCCCAGTGCGGACCCGGATAGAGTCATAGCCGAAGTGGAGGATGTAATCGGTCTTGAAGCTCATGACGCACCTTTAATCTCAGCTAAGCTGGGTACGAACATTGAGCAGGTACTGGAACAGATTGTAACTAAGATACCTGCACCCAAGGGAGATCCAGAGGCACCTTTACAAGCATTAATCTTTGACTCTGTATATGATTCCTACAAGGGAGTAATCGTATTTTGCAGAGTAAAAGAGGGATGTATCAAAAAAGGAACCGAAATACGAATGATGGCAACCGGAGCCACAGCGGAAGTAGTTGAGCTTGGTATCTTTGGACCAGGTCAGTTTATACCTGCAGAGGAACTATCAGCTGGGATGGTAGGCTATATTACCGCCAGCTTAAAGAACGTTAAGGATACCCGAGTAGGAGATACGATAACGGATAATAAAAGACCCTGTGCTGAACCGCTGCCTGGTTATAAGAAAGTACACCCCATGGTTTACTGCGGAATGTATCCTACCGATGGTGCAAAATATCCGGACCTTAGAGATGCTTTGGAGAAGCTACAGCTCAATGATGCTTCTCTGCACTTTGAACCAGAGACCTCCGTTGCACTTGGCTTTGGATTTCGATGTGGCTTTCTCGGACTTCTTCATTTGGAAATCATTCAGGAACGTTTGGAACGGGAATATAATCTTGACTTAATTACAACTGCTCCAAGTGTAATCTATAAGGTTCATAAATCCGATGGACAAGTATTTGATATTACGAATCCGACGAATTTACCGGATCCTTCCGAGATTGATTATTTGGAGGAGCCCATGGTCTCTGCTGAGATTATGGTTACCACAGAATTTGTTGGTTCCATTATGGGATTATGTCAGGAAAGACGTGGAATTTATCTTGGTATGGAGTATATGGAGACAACCAGAGCTTTATTAAAATATGAACTTCCATTGAATGAAATAATATATGATTTCTTTGATGCTTTAAAATCCCGATCCAAAGGATATGCATCCTTTGATTATGAGTTGAAAGGGTATGTTCAATCCAACTTAGTAAAGCTTGACATTCTTATTAATAAAGAAGAAGTGGATGCATTAACCTTTATCGTCCATGCAGACAGTGCATATGAGCGTGGTAGAAAAATGTGTGAGAAACTTAAGGAGGAGATTCCTCGTCAGCAATTTGAAATACCGATACAGGCAGCAATTGGAAGTAAAATTATTGCCAGAGAAACGGTAAAGGCTGTAAGAAAAGACGTACTCGCTAAATGCTACGGTGGTGATATTACTCGTAAGAAAAAACTCTTAGAGAAACAAAAAGAAGGTAAAAAGAGAATGCGTCAGATAGGTAATGTAGAAATACCTCAGAAAGCATTTATGAGCGTATTAAAGCTGGATGAAGATTAA
- the dnaJ gene encoding molecular chaperone DnaJ, with protein MADKRDYYEVLGVSRTATDDEIKKAYRQLAKKYHPDTNPGDKTAEAKFKEASEAYAVLSDADKRRQYDQFGHAAFEGGGAGAGGFDFSGMDMGDIFGDIFGDLFGSRSRRSNNGPMQGANLRTSVRITFEEAVFGTEKELELTLKDDCATCHGTGAKPGTSADTCHKCGGKGQVVYTQQSLFGMVRNVQTCPDCKGTGKIIREKCSDCYGTGYVSSRKKIKVSIPAGIDNGQSVRIRGKGEPGTNGGPRGDLLVDVDVSRHPIFQRQDYDIFSTAPISYATAVLGGDVKISTVDGDVIYTVKPGTQTDTKVRLREKGIPSLRNKAIRGDHYVTLVVQVPTNLNSEQKELLRKFDDAMNGRSRNENEPEKEKGKKKFWK; from the coding sequence ATGGCGGATAAACGTGATTATTATGAGGTCTTAGGTGTCAGCAGGACAGCGACGGATGATGAAATAAAAAAAGCATACAGACAGCTTGCTAAGAAGTACCATCCTGATACCAATCCCGGAGATAAGACAGCAGAAGCTAAATTTAAGGAAGCTTCCGAAGCATATGCAGTCCTAAGTGATGCTGATAAGCGCAGACAATACGATCAATTTGGACACGCGGCCTTTGAAGGAGGCGGTGCGGGAGCAGGTGGCTTCGATTTCAGTGGAATGGATATGGGGGATATTTTCGGAGATATCTTTGGAGATCTCTTTGGAAGCCGTAGCAGACGTTCCAATAACGGGCCAATGCAGGGAGCTAATCTTAGAACGTCTGTTAGAATCACCTTCGAGGAAGCTGTATTCGGTACAGAGAAGGAGCTGGAATTGACCTTAAAGGATGATTGTGCTACCTGTCATGGAACCGGAGCTAAGCCAGGTACCAGCGCTGATACCTGTCATAAATGTGGTGGTAAAGGTCAGGTTGTATATACACAGCAATCATTATTTGGTATGGTAAGGAATGTTCAAACCTGCCCCGATTGTAAAGGTACCGGTAAAATTATCAGAGAAAAGTGTTCGGATTGTTATGGAACCGGATATGTCAGCAGCAGAAAGAAAATCAAGGTTTCCATCCCTGCAGGTATTGATAATGGTCAAAGTGTAAGAATTCGTGGAAAAGGTGAACCTGGAACCAATGGAGGACCAAGAGGAGATTTACTTGTTGACGTAGATGTAAGCAGACATCCGATATTCCAAAGACAGGATTATGATATTTTCTCGACAGCACCTATTTCCTATGCAACAGCGGTTCTTGGCGGAGATGTTAAAATCAGTACAGTAGATGGAGATGTAATATATACGGTAAAACCAGGAACCCAGACAGATACTAAGGTACGCTTAAGAGAGAAAGGAATACCTAGCCTTCGGAATAAGGCTATCCGTGGGGATCACTATGTGACACTAGTTGTTCAGGTTCCGACTAATTTGAATTCAGAGCAAAAAGAATTATTACGTAAATTTGATGATGCAATGAATGGTAGAAGCCGTAATGAAAATGAACCTGAAAAAGAAAAAGGAAAAAAGAAATTCTGGAAGTAG
- the dnaK gene encoding molecular chaperone DnaK — protein MGKIIGIDLGTTNSCVAVMEGGKPVVIANTEGARTTPSVVAFTKTGERLVGEPAKRQAVTNSDKTISSIKRHMGTDYRVKIDDKRYSPQEISAMVLQKLKADAESYLGEKVTEAVITVPAYFNDAQRQATKDAGKIAGLDVKRIINEPTAAALAYGLDNEKEQKIMVYDLGGGTFDVSIIEIGDGVIEVLATSGDNRLGGDDFDDRITRYMIDEFKKSDGVDLSTDKMALQRLKEAAEKAKKELSSSTTTNINLPFITATADGPKHFDMNLTRAKFDELTHDLVERTAVPVQNALRDAGLSPSDIKKVLLVGGSTRIPAVQEKVKQLTGQEPSKSLNPDECVAIGASIQGGKLAGDAGAGDILLLDVTPLSLSIETLGGVATKLIERNTTIPTKKSQIFSTAADNQTAVDINVVQGERQFAKDNKSLGQFRLDGIPPARRGVPQIEVTFDIDANGIVNVSAKDLGTGREQHITITASSNLSDADIERAVKEAAEYEAQDRMRKEAVDVRNDADSLIFQTEKALSEVGDKIDAGAKTTVEDDLKRLKELVEKSNPEVMSEGEVQDIKSAKEKLMNDAQELFAKLYEQSGAGATGAGPDMSGAANQSASGAYEGDVVDGDYREV, from the coding sequence ATGGGAAAAATAATAGGTATTGACTTAGGTACCACAAATTCATGTGTTGCCGTTATGGAAGGCGGAAAGCCTGTTGTAATCGCAAATACAGAAGGCGCAAGAACCACTCCGTCCGTTGTTGCGTTTACAAAAACGGGAGAGCGTTTGGTTGGTGAACCTGCAAAACGTCAGGCAGTAACAAATTCAGATAAAACCATATCATCCATAAAGAGACATATGGGTACGGATTATCGTGTTAAAATTGATGATAAGAGATATTCTCCACAAGAAATATCTGCAATGGTATTACAGAAATTAAAAGCAGATGCAGAAAGCTACCTCGGAGAAAAGGTTACAGAAGCAGTTATTACGGTTCCGGCTTATTTTAACGATGCTCAGAGACAGGCAACAAAGGATGCAGGTAAAATTGCTGGTCTTGATGTAAAGAGAATTATTAACGAGCCTACAGCTGCAGCATTAGCTTATGGTCTTGATAACGAAAAAGAACAGAAAATCATGGTTTATGACTTAGGTGGCGGTACTTTCGATGTATCCATTATTGAAATCGGAGATGGTGTTATCGAAGTTCTTGCAACCTCCGGTGACAATCGTCTCGGTGGTGATGATTTTGACGACAGAATAACCAGATACATGATTGATGAGTTCAAGAAATCAGATGGTGTTGATTTATCTACCGATAAAATGGCTTTACAAAGATTAAAGGAAGCTGCTGAGAAAGCAAAGAAGGAGCTTTCTTCATCTACAACTACGAATATTAACCTTCCTTTCATTACTGCAACTGCAGATGGACCGAAGCATTTTGATATGAATTTAACCCGTGCAAAATTCGACGAGTTAACCCATGATCTGGTAGAGAGAACCGCTGTTCCTGTACAGAATGCTCTGCGTGATGCAGGTCTTTCTCCTTCTGATATTAAGAAGGTATTACTTGTTGGTGGTTCGACTCGAATTCCTGCTGTTCAGGAGAAGGTTAAACAATTAACTGGTCAAGAACCATCCAAATCTTTGAATCCAGATGAATGTGTTGCAATCGGTGCTTCCATTCAGGGTGGTAAATTAGCTGGAGACGCAGGTGCAGGAGATATTCTTCTTTTGGATGTTACTCCATTATCTCTGTCCATTGAAACACTGGGTGGCGTAGCTACGAAGCTGATTGAAAGAAATACTACTATTCCTACAAAGAAGAGCCAGATATTCTCTACTGCAGCAGATAATCAGACTGCCGTTGACATTAATGTAGTACAAGGTGAGAGACAGTTTGCTAAGGATAACAAGAGTCTTGGACAATTCCGTCTGGATGGTATTCCGCCGGCAAGAAGAGGTGTTCCTCAGATCGAAGTAACCTTTGATATCGATGCAAATGGTATTGTTAATGTATCTGCTAAGGATTTAGGTACTGGTAGAGAACAACATATTACGATTACAGCAAGTTCCAACTTATCCGATGCTGATATCGAAAGAGCAGTAAAGGAAGCAGCTGAATATGAAGCACAGGACAGAATGCGTAAAGAGGCAGTGGATGTTAGAAATGATGCTGATTCATTGATATTCCAGACTGAGAAAGCTTTAAGCGAGGTCGGAGATAAAATCGATGCTGGAGCAAAAACTACTGTAGAAGATGATCTCAAACGCTTAAAGGAGTTAGTTGAAAAATCAAATCCTGAGGTTATGAGTGAAGGCGAAGTACAGGATATTAAATCTGCAAAAGAAAAACTGATGAATGATGCTCAGGAATTATTTGCAAAACTGTATGAGCAGAGCGGAGCAGGTGCCACTGGAGCAGGACCTGATATGTCAGGAGCAGCAAATCAGTCAGCATCCGGTGCTTATGAAGGTGATGTTGTAGACGGAGACTACCGCGAAGTATAA
- the hemW gene encoding radical SAM family heme chaperone HemW, producing the protein MTFNQSNKKDLGLYIHIPFCVKKCDYCDFLSAPASQNEIEAYFEALFREIHSYRNRMDEYMVRSIFFGGGTPSSVDADYIYKTMEQIKQVFTIDENNLEASIEVNPGTLNRDKLTRYLDSGMNRISFGLQSVNNEELKLLGRIHTFEQFLENYKLAREVGFCNINIDLMSALPGQTLDSWEYTLNTVMELRPEHISAYSLIIEENTIFYDRYRPDSMYYDELPDEEMDRLIYHKTKERLQEGGYHRYEISNYARTGYECRHNSSYWVGKDYLGIGLGSSSFINGIRWSNLREIDQYISLFSKQIDQRNASWEKSFHGDAAMDWINDPMALRQDIQRLTEKERMEEFMYLGLRMSSGVSKVDFQKRFALAMDEVYGKVLEDLKEKKLINICGDYIRLTEYGTDISNRVFAEFLFDTE; encoded by the coding sequence ATGACATTCAATCAATCAAATAAAAAAGATCTAGGTCTCTATATTCATATCCCTTTTTGTGTAAAAAAATGTGATTACTGCGATTTTCTGTCTGCGCCTGCAAGTCAGAATGAAATAGAAGCATATTTTGAAGCACTATTCCGTGAAATCCATAGCTATCGTAACCGAATGGATGAATATATGGTACGCTCGATCTTTTTTGGAGGTGGAACTCCATCCAGTGTAGATGCGGATTATATATATAAAACTATGGAGCAAATCAAGCAGGTATTTACAATTGATGAAAATAACCTTGAAGCGTCTATTGAAGTAAATCCTGGAACGTTGAACAGAGATAAGTTAACCCGTTATCTGGATTCGGGAATGAATCGTATCAGCTTTGGGCTGCAATCAGTGAATAATGAGGAGTTAAAGTTACTAGGAAGAATTCATACCTTCGAACAGTTCCTGGAGAATTATAAGCTTGCCAGAGAGGTTGGGTTCTGTAACATCAATATAGATCTGATGTCTGCGCTTCCTGGTCAAACCCTGGATAGTTGGGAATACACGTTAAATACAGTTATGGAATTGAGGCCGGAGCATATATCCGCATATAGTTTAATCATCGAAGAGAATACTATATTCTATGACCGATATCGTCCGGATTCAATGTATTATGATGAGTTACCGGATGAGGAGATGGATCGATTAATTTATCATAAGACAAAGGAACGATTGCAGGAGGGAGGATATCATCGTTATGAGATATCCAACTATGCAAGAACCGGATATGAATGTCGGCATAATAGCTCTTACTGGGTGGGGAAGGACTATCTTGGTATTGGACTAGGTTCCTCATCCTTCATAAATGGAATAAGATGGTCTAATCTTCGAGAGATAGATCAATATATAAGCTTATTTTCAAAGCAAATAGATCAAAGAAATGCTTCCTGGGAAAAGAGCTTCCATGGAGATGCTGCGATGGATTGGATTAATGATCCAATGGCTCTCAGACAGGATATACAACGACTGACAGAGAAAGAACGCATGGAGGAATTCATGTATCTTGGTTTACGAATGAGCTCAGGGGTTAGTAAAGTAGATTTTCAAAAGAGATTTGCGTTAGCGATGGACGAGGTATATGGAAAAGTACTTGAGGACTTGAAAGAAAAGAAATTAATAAATATATGTGGTGATTATATCCGACTGACTGAATACGGGACGGATATCAGTAACCGTGTATTTGCTGAATTTCTGTTCGACACGGAATAG
- the grpE gene encoding nucleotide exchange factor GrpE yields MDKAIEIMKAAMEKETVMKEQEKESTNQTKDKEENVTENDVAMDTEENVNIDALFEDTAEDNTENQDDEAESEKKEKQNKANKSLFKNSKSKELAAKDQKIEELTDRLMRTMAEFDNYRKRTEKEKSQMYDMGVKAIIEKLLPIVDNFERGLGTITEKEKESGFAQGIEMIYKQLLAAFDEIGVKPIDAVGKEFDPNLHNAVMHGEDESLGENIVSDEFQKGYLYRDIVIRHSMVKVVN; encoded by the coding sequence ATGGATAAAGCAATAGAAATAATGAAAGCTGCCATGGAAAAGGAGACAGTAATGAAGGAACAGGAGAAAGAAAGCACAAATCAAACAAAGGACAAAGAGGAAAACGTAACAGAGAACGATGTTGCTATGGATACAGAAGAAAATGTGAACATAGATGCCTTGTTTGAAGATACTGCTGAGGATAACACAGAAAATCAAGATGATGAAGCTGAGAGTGAAAAAAAAGAAAAGCAGAATAAAGCAAACAAATCACTCTTTAAAAATTCCAAATCAAAAGAGTTAGCAGCAAAAGATCAAAAAATTGAAGAGCTTACGGATCGGTTAATGAGAACCATGGCTGAGTTTGATAATTACCGTAAACGCACCGAAAAAGAAAAGTCACAGATGTATGATATGGGAGTAAAGGCGATTATAGAAAAATTACTTCCTATCGTGGATAATTTCGAACGTGGCTTAGGTACAATAACAGAAAAAGAAAAGGAAAGCGGATTCGCACAGGGAATTGAAATGATTTATAAGCAGTTATTAGCTGCTTTTGATGAAATCGGAGTAAAACCAATCGATGCAGTGGGAAAAGAGTTTGATCCCAACCTTCATAATGCGGTTATGCATGGAGAAGATGAAAGCTTGGGTGAGAATATAGTTTCAGATGAATTTCAAAAAGGATATCTCTACCGTGACATTGTAATACGTCATAGCATGGTAAAAGTAGTTAACTAG
- the prmA gene encoding 50S ribosomal protein L11 methyltransferase produces the protein MKWKKFTLETTTEAVDLVCDMLNDLGIAGVEINDNVPITEEEKRQMFVDILPDMKEDDGISFVSFYLDEAEDAQELLSNVREGLKNLSELVNVGSGSISTSTTEDKDWINNWKQFFKPFRVDDSIIIKPTWEKLEEQKEGDIVIELDPGISFGTGSHETTKLCIIALKEYLQRDSVVLDAGSGSGILSIIAKKLGAKEVLGIDIDPSATKSAKENALVNNLDISDGSLNFVTGNMIENNGVRSQLGLERFDLVVANILADVIVPLTKVIGENMKPNGIFICSGIINTKEDEVREALENNHFKILKINKMNDWVSFVAQK, from the coding sequence ATGAAATGGAAAAAATTCACCCTGGAGACCACAACTGAGGCAGTAGATCTTGTATGTGATATGCTGAATGATCTGGGAATTGCAGGAGTAGAGATTAATGATAATGTTCCCATAACGGAAGAAGAGAAAAGACAAATGTTTGTCGATATTCTTCCTGATATGAAGGAGGATGATGGTATATCCTTTGTAAGCTTTTATCTTGATGAAGCGGAGGATGCACAGGAATTACTGTCAAATGTAAGAGAGGGTTTAAAGAACTTATCCGAATTAGTAAATGTCGGAAGCGGATCAATCTCCACATCTACAACAGAAGATAAGGATTGGATTAATAACTGGAAGCAGTTTTTTAAACCGTTTCGGGTGGATGATTCTATTATCATTAAACCAACATGGGAAAAACTAGAGGAGCAAAAAGAGGGAGATATAGTGATTGAGCTTGATCCGGGAATCTCTTTTGGAACTGGCTCCCATGAGACCACGAAGCTTTGTATCATCGCGTTGAAAGAGTATCTTCAAAGAGACTCGGTAGTACTTGATGCGGGAAGTGGAAGTGGAATATTGTCTATCATAGCAAAGAAACTAGGAGCAAAGGAAGTTCTTGGTATTGATATTGATCCGAGTGCGACAAAATCAGCGAAAGAAAACGCATTGGTGAATAATCTGGACATATCGGATGGCTCACTCAATTTTGTGACTGGCAATATGATAGAGAATAATGGGGTACGCTCTCAGCTTGGATTGGAAAGATTTGATCTGGTAGTAGCGAATATATTAGCGGATGTAATTGTACCGTTAACTAAGGTAATCGGAGAAAATATGAAGCCTAATGGTATATTTATCTGTTCCGGTATCATCAACACGAAAGAAGATGAAGTAAGAGAGGCTCTGGAAAATAATCATTTTAAGATTCTGAAAATCAATAAAATGAACGATTGGGTATCCTTTGTAGCACAAAAGTAA